The segment ActtatatttacaaaaaatggtCTTTACACGTTTTGGTTCTAACCCGCTCAATTCAATCAGTTATGAAAGTTTCAGCAGCACTTTCTTAATCGTcaaagaattataaaaaaaacttctttgtgTTGGTTATTatagtaaatttaatcatCCATAATTTAACAATATCTGGATCACTTATTAATActtataacaataattaaagttAGGTGAAATAAAATGATTCAACTCACTAATTTAACTTAAccatagcaaaaaaaactaattaattggTACGGAGCTGATAATCACCATTTTGTGTTATGTACCTTACCCATGGTAAAGCTTGATAGCCACTTTTCTCtatgattttcaaataacgTACTTGTATACCTGATGTAGTGAAATATGGTATTTCAAACTTTACTTGAATGGGAGGTTTACCCTCTGTGTCTTCACATTCAACACTAGGCAAACCAAAATGCGCCCTCATCAAGTACTCTttacctgaaaataaaattattcttgatAACAAATCGCAAatgttgaaattattattgtttacctCCAGGGAATGATTTAATAGTCCAAGTAATTGCATTCTGCTCAGGTGCATACTTAACACTCCCAACAGTAGTCTTAAATTTAGGAGAATCAGCATCTTGAGGCACTGGTATGACTATCTCTACATTATTTGCTGTAGACCTTCTTTTAAATTGTGATTTTGCCTTAATCATATATTCCACACGGCTATGAGCGTGCCTCTCAATAACTGACTCAATCCAAATCAAAGGCTTCACATGAGTGTTCAGACGATATGACATAAGCTCAAACTCTCCATCAGGTGGAATAAAAGAAATAGTTCTATCAATCTCAAAGCGAGACAATCGTACACACTGATGAAACTTCACATCTTCCAGCTCAACAGACTTGGATTTTCCTCGGCCAGTGCTCTCAAACAATACTTTATCATTAAGGCCAAGTCTGAGCTCAGGCATGCCTGAGAGGTACACCCGCATTTTTATTGCACCAACTATTTCACTTCTCAAAACATTCCCATTTGCGTTGGCCAACAGATTTACCGACTCAATAACATCCAAGAAAACCTCATTTTTCCTGTATTTAATACCCTCAGATCTCCAGGAAACGGCGTTAGTCACGGCTACAGGGATTCGTGGCTGAATTTCCAATTTGTGTCCCTCCTGTGTAATGTATTCTTGCAAAATCTTGCTATCTGTTGTTTGAGGATAACCAAAATCAAGGAGCTCATCTAACAATTCATAGATAACTACAAAGTTGTCTCTAATACTCTCTTCTTCAAGCTCTTTGAAATATTCAGTCATAACTTGGACGATTTTGTGCAAGAACACAAACACCAGGGCTatgtttgcatttttcttaGTGGTGCTTACAATGTACAAGTTGTTAGTTTTTATATAGGCAAAAGTGCAGTCTGCAGTTTGTAAAATGGGAGTTAACAATCCTTCCTCTTCTTTTTCCATCAAAAGGGGCATAAACTTCTCAATTACACTCAAGTCAATATCGCCCCTGTAAGTCCGGGAAATTAGGACTTTACCTTTTATGTCCAAAATATATATGGCTGAAGACGACATTTTGATATAATACTGTTTATTTTGGGAAATAGGCACtactttttcgaaattttcataatagattttttttttagaaaaaaatacaaattaacaCGTCAACCTACTTTTTACACACGTTAACTGACAATATGACTTTGACATTGACAGCAAACATGACGTCAAATGTAAAgtaattttgtccacatttttTAGCCTGATTGAAACGTAACTCAGCTCATTATAAAACATGAATAACGCGACTAATACGTCACTACGTTCCGACCCATAGTCACCGACTTTGAGCTGCACATTATATATTCCGTGAGGACGAAAGCGACACTTTCTACGAGGATATGACACCAGGCACCTTTTACACGCACAATTATggccaaaagaaaaaatcattcagTATACACATCTTAATCACTAAACAGGTTGCCCTTTGGGTGATTGTATCACCAAAGTCGATTGGGTCCATCCATCAAAACCATTTTCAAGACGACCaaatttcgattaattttCACTGGAACGCCTAGTACATTAACTTCTTGGTTTTCCCTCAAAATTATACCAATAATATTTCTCACACTTACTGTAAGCTCACAAGACGAGCTTAAATCTAAGCGTGGTTTAAATTTACTGAACACAAATGTGAAGATAATCGCGGAATGGTGCATCTAATTATGAATCAAAAGTttaatcgaatattttttcgtaAGTTGTACCGTTTGCACTCTAATTTAACCTGTTCATATTTTACAACTAAAATCAAACTTCAATCGTATTTCTATTGCACCACAGCTCCACAAAATCGGGTAATACCCAGGAGCTGTtcataaagaatatttttttgtccttCACTGACCTTAAACTTTATTGGACGCATTGGTGTAAACATCGTTCTcaagaaatgaaaatcagTGGTGCACCAACAATGCTTGAACACCCTATACtttctcaatatttttaaatattaatttttaaaagcacAGAACAAATTATTCGATGTAGAATCATCAAAAATCACGATATATGAAGCAATAGGAAAGAGGAATCATGGccatgcttaaaaaaaaagcggcgaaagattaaataaaaatacctgttgaattattattacttggaaaacaaaaacttatccaattttctttgtttctccGCTGGTTTCTCCGAGTCTGAATCTGAAAGTTTCCTTTTCTCTGCTACCTGCACgattatcaaaatataaaacattcaaatttgacaCACATCATTCATATTCTCCCTTACTTCCGAACTCTGCCGTGGATCAGGCGTCTCGTAGTTCACTCCGGCGTATTTCTCAGAAAGATTCAATGGATTTGCAGCGTTTACCTTCTTTGGCCTCTTCAAAAAAGGGTTTAAATTTGGTGTAAGGCTAACAGTTTTATTTGTATCTTCACTCTCCAATAAAGTCGTGACATCTTTGGATTGAGATTCGTCTTCCTTAAATATTGATTCCTACAACGAAAGACATAAATTccgaatacaaaaaaaaatgtaccttTATACTTgagtattaattattgaagatCGACTATTCTCGTTGTTTTCTGGGGTTCTCGCTGTCAGAAAAGAACTCTGGAATTACATTAGAagacaaatttaaacttaaaataactcgaaaatgtAGTACCAACCTCTTTTATGGATTTTCTAATCTTTGGGGTGAGTTTGGAAAGACTTAATCTAGCAGGTTTCGGTTTAACAACAGGTTGCTCTGGTTGTTGGCTATTCTAAAAAGGAGATGCAAAAAGAAGCactaacaaaacaaattaaaagtgaaaatatacCGGCGTGGCAGAAACGCTCTGAGAACACTCTTCATCCTCATCATTTTGCTGCCTTAACCGCTCGCCAAGTTCGATAAGTTTCTCTGATAGACGCTTTCTATTAACTTTACTGCTATATTTAAGGGCCAAATTCAGTACTTGTTGGTTACCGAGAATTTGCATTAGTTCAAATGCCCGTTGATCTAGGTCATTTTTACACGACAACTAAAACATATCTCtatcaattttactttattaaattttaaaggactcaCTGCAAAAAGTTTCAGCGcagtttctttgaaatttctctCTACATTTGTAATGTTTAAGTTGGACCAGGTGAAAAGACTCATCTCTAATTGCGTTTTTTGAGTACTACACTCAGCAAACGGAGGCTGTAAGGGTAATTCACACACCATAGGTCGTGGTACAAAACCTGGATACACAGTACCTTTACACCAAATCCCACCCACCGCCTGGTAAGACTCGAATACCGCTGTTACAAAGAAATGATCTCCCGGGCTTTTTCTCTAAGATTGGGCATGACAATGAATTATACGACGAATGGCGAAATCCTTACTAGTTCAGCGGTATCACAAAAGGGAATCCAAGTATTGCACTTTGGCGGAAATAAGCTCAGTGTGCCCAAAGAATCCAGCATGGCCGGAGTACCCATATCTGAGAAACCCAGCCAGTATAAAGTAGATTCAGGGCCTAGGGCAGAGCTCAAATCGTGACTCTCTACATTCATACCTGAAACATGTactttgaaatgaaataaattatcctGTTACATGTAAATTTACCGTCgaatttaaatagtttaatgTTAATACATTGATCACCCTCTCTGGCAGGTCCGGCATGATAGGCTACAAGTAATAATTTCTGAAAAGCTGACATACAAACCACTCGCCCTGGCACCGATACAATTCCTCTTTGAGTGCCAAATATTGAACAAACTCGAATTATGTAATTGGAAGAAGCGAAACAAACTAAATTCTCTGAAGCCGCTATGAGAACGATGGTTTCGTGTTGGAGATTCTGAGTCCATTCTTTGTTGTTTGCAGTTAAGGGAAGGACGAGTAATTGActgaaattttaccatttcGTTTAGATGTCAAATCGACtattaaagttaataaaaatccaAAGATTTCTGAAGAAGTCCACGATGCATCGTTACGTATGAGAACagagtaaaaaattatcataagTTGgacacaaaatatgtattttaaaataaatatggtcGAGAAATGTG is part of the Euwallacea fornicatus isolate EFF26 chromosome 8, ASM4011564v1, whole genome shotgun sequence genome and harbors:
- the Ctf4 gene encoding WD repeat and HMG-box DNA-binding protein 1 isoform X1 — translated: MNIIHEPLRYAHEDGHTDVCYSSDGDYFMTCGADGDVRIWSVEEGADPTHTCIGEFALSVRHKGDQIYVATGNNEIQILSHPEGERDHLLTRATDLFNQIALCKNKNILALAGEGMEVTIMDLDTNTVKIKFKDLGGPCLSVALCPNASKVAASSGDGYLRVWDIDSESLLKEILCFPKVNSFANSKLLCRLDFEPNTGEILAYPHDNTIKLLNTTSWKEETLSCASVKANYSVLNYSNCGKYLAAATLEGDFVIWETSNLKVYKISKHESSLAICGLMWNPKGNGEIVYTDVEGQLSIMSNCNRLQKIDQEKVDKNGFTEHEVDFGEFIDEPEKDADDAVSVSSLPSRAGSLEPELQSIGERSKASSRASSPRPHSPAIPLQASFMPSSTPEHLDPRYLCWNDVGIVKCYGSNADDELSSKTIEVEFHDSAFHNSMMVQNFKDYTMGSIGRGALAVANSNQLLVLPLTANNKEWTQNLQHETIVLIAASENLVCFASSNYIIRVCSIFGTQRGIVSVPGRVVCMSAFQKLLLVAYHAGPAREGDQCINIKLFKFDGMNVESHDLSSALGPESTLYWLGFSDMGTPAMLDSLGTLSLFPPKCNTWIPFCDTAELRKSPGDHFFVTAVFESYQAVGGIWCKGTVYPGFVPRPMVCELPLQPPFAECSTQKTQLEMSLFTWSNLNITNVERNFKETALKLFALSCKNDLDQRAFELMQILGNQQVLNLALKYSSKVNRKRLSEKLIELGERLRQQNDEDEECSQSVSATPNSQQPEQPVVKPKPARLSLSKLTPKIRKSIKESSFLTARTPENNENSRSSIINTQESIFKEDESQSKDVTTLLESEDTNKTVSLTPNLNPFLKRPKKVNAANPLNLSEKYAGVNYETPDPRQSSEVAEKRKLSDSDSEKPAEKQRKLDKFLFSK
- the Ctf4 gene encoding WD repeat and HMG-box DNA-binding protein 1 isoform X2, yielding MLRPYIYFMTCGADGDVRIWSVEEGADPTHTCIGEFALSVRHKGDQIYVATGNNEIQILSHPEGERDHLLTRATDLFNQIALCKNKNILALAGEGMEVTIMDLDTNTVKIKFKDLGGPCLSVALCPNASKVAASSGDGYLRVWDIDSESLLKEILCFPKVNSFANSKLLCRLDFEPNTGEILAYPHDNTIKLLNTTSWKEETLSCASVKANYSVLNYSNCGKYLAAATLEGDFVIWETSNLKVYKISKHESSLAICGLMWNPKGNGEIVYTDVEGQLSIMSNCNRLQKIDQEKVDKNGFTEHEVDFGEFIDEPEKDADDAVSVSSLPSRAGSLEPELQSIGERSKASSRASSPRPHSPAIPLQASFMPSSTPEHLDPRYLCWNDVGIVKCYGSNADDELSSKTIEVEFHDSAFHNSMMVQNFKDYTMGSIGRGALAVANSNQLLVLPLTANNKEWTQNLQHETIVLIAASENLVCFASSNYIIRVCSIFGTQRGIVSVPGRVVCMSAFQKLLLVAYHAGPAREGDQCINIKLFKFDGMNVESHDLSSALGPESTLYWLGFSDMGTPAMLDSLGTLSLFPPKCNTWIPFCDTAELRKSPGDHFFVTAVFESYQAVGGIWCKGTVYPGFVPRPMVCELPLQPPFAECSTQKTQLEMSLFTWSNLNITNVERNFKETALKLFALSCKNDLDQRAFELMQILGNQQVLNLALKYSSKVNRKRLSEKLIELGERLRQQNDEDEECSQSVSATPNSQQPEQPVVKPKPARLSLSKLTPKIRKSIKESSFLTARTPENNENSRSSIINTQESIFKEDESQSKDVTTLLESEDTNKTVSLTPNLNPFLKRPKKVNAANPLNLSEKYAGVNYETPDPRQSSEVAEKRKLSDSDSEKPAEKQRKLDKFLFSK
- the AP-1mu gene encoding AP-1 complex subunit mu-1 — translated: MSSSAIYILDIKGKVLISRTYRGDIDLSVIEKFMPLLMEKEEEGLLTPILQTADCTFAYIKTNNLYIVSTTKKNANIALVFVFLHKIVQVMTEYFKELEEESIRDNFVVIYELLDELLDFGYPQTTDSKILQEYITQEGHKLEIQPRIPVAVTNAVSWRSEGIKYRKNEVFLDVIESVNLLANANGNVLRSEIVGAIKMRVYLSGMPELRLGLNDKVLFESTGRGKSKSVELEDVKFHQCVRLSRFEIDRTISFIPPDGEFELMSYRLNTHVKPLIWIESVIERHAHSRVEYMIKAKSQFKRRSTANNVEIVIPVPQDADSPKFKTTVGSVKYAPEQNAITWTIKSFPGGKEYLMRAHFGLPSVECEDTEGKPPIQVKFEIPYFTTSGIQVRYLKIIEKSGYQALPWVRYITQNGDYQLRTN
- the Ctf4 gene encoding WD repeat and HMG-box DNA-binding protein 1 isoform X3; translated protein: MTCGADGDVRIWSVEEGADPTHTCIGEFALSVRHKGDQIYVATGNNEIQILSHPEGERDHLLTRATDLFNQIALCKNKNILALAGEGMEVTIMDLDTNTVKIKFKDLGGPCLSVALCPNASKVAASSGDGYLRVWDIDSESLLKEILCFPKVNSFANSKLLCRLDFEPNTGEILAYPHDNTIKLLNTTSWKEETLSCASVKANYSVLNYSNCGKYLAAATLEGDFVIWETSNLKVYKISKHESSLAICGLMWNPKGNGEIVYTDVEGQLSIMSNCNRLQKIDQEKVDKNGFTEHEVDFGEFIDEPEKDADDAVSVSSLPSRAGSLEPELQSIGERSKASSRASSPRPHSPAIPLQASFMPSSTPEHLDPRYLCWNDVGIVKCYGSNADDELSSKTIEVEFHDSAFHNSMMVQNFKDYTMGSIGRGALAVANSNQLLVLPLTANNKEWTQNLQHETIVLIAASENLVCFASSNYIIRVCSIFGTQRGIVSVPGRVVCMSAFQKLLLVAYHAGPAREGDQCINIKLFKFDGMNVESHDLSSALGPESTLYWLGFSDMGTPAMLDSLGTLSLFPPKCNTWIPFCDTAELRKSPGDHFFVTAVFESYQAVGGIWCKGTVYPGFVPRPMVCELPLQPPFAECSTQKTQLEMSLFTWSNLNITNVERNFKETALKLFALSCKNDLDQRAFELMQILGNQQVLNLALKYSSKVNRKRLSEKLIELGERLRQQNDEDEECSQSVSATPNSQQPEQPVVKPKPARLSLSKLTPKIRKSIKESSFLTARTPENNENSRSSIINTQESIFKEDESQSKDVTTLLESEDTNKTVSLTPNLNPFLKRPKKVNAANPLNLSEKYAGVNYETPDPRQSSEVAEKRKLSDSDSEKPAEKQRKLDKFLFSK